The segment TTTCTGTTAATTTCCGTATCTTATTTTGCGTTTTATCAGTTCCTCCAAATGCCCTTGCCACCATAGCCAAACATAAACCTATATCTATTGCAACACATCCATACCCCTGCAACGGCTTTAGTCCGATTATATTAATGAACACAATATCAGGACAGGTGTTTTTAAATATTTCAAAGCTTAATTCGTCTATAGATTTTACATCGACCTTTATTGTTGTTCTCAGATAATTGGAAATCTCCCTGCTTATTTGATAGGCAGTATTGTCGTATAATTTGTATAAGATATTTTTCTTTTCTCTCGATAAGATATTCGGCCTTTTGAAGTCGTAATATTTTATCCTGCCGTCTTCATCTTCAAATATTTCAGTTTGCGCACTGGTAGCCTGGTCTTCACGAAAAGAATCAAGTAAACGTTCAACCTCCTCGGTGGAAAGAATTGCGTGGTCTTTGTTTTCCATAATTACTGTATCACAAAATCAGAAAAATAAACCTGCGTAATTATATTGTTTTCCTCAAAAAACTCTTTGTTTAATATATCTTTGATTTCGGTCCTTAGCTTAAGCTGGCCGTCAGGTATTCCTATATCCCTAGCGTTCATTTTCGAAAGGAATGATATCAGTTTATCTCTGAAAATTACCTTTTTTTCCTGTATTACCTTTTCTGTTTCACTGTTACTTATCTCCAGTGCAATAATAACCCTTAAAAATCTTCTGTTCTCAACATTACCCAAATTTACGACAATACTGTCCATCGGCACTAATATCTTTTTCAGAAGATTATCATTCCCTCCGTCGCCAGCATTCCCGGAAGGAGTTTCACCTGATCCGGGAACATAAACTTTGTTGTCTGCTCCTTCATTTGATTTTTTCAAAGACTTAAAGGAATACACTCCCGAAACAAGGACAAAAGCGCATCCAACAGAGACAACAGCGATAACAATCATAACCA is part of the Candidatus Jettenia sp. AMX2 genome and harbors:
- a CDS encoding flagellar basal body-associated FliL family protein → MENKRTENTTGTVETKGESVDTARKSNLNMDMRNMLVMIVIAVVSVGCAFVLVSGVYSFKSLKKSNEGADNKVYVPGSGETPSGNAGDGGNDNLLKKILVPMDSIVVNLGNVENRRFLRVIIALEISNSETEKVIQEKKVIFRDKLISFLSKMNARDIGIPDGQLKLRTEIKDILNKEFFEENNIITQVYFSDFVIQ